CCGCACAGCGGTCCTCATAGGCGCGCTGATAGGCGCGAATGCGGTCGAGATCTTCCGCCGTGTGATATTCCGCCGCGAGCCTTGTGGTGACGCGATACATCAGGGTCAGCGCGTCGAAGAAGGTGTGGAGATTGGCGAAATCGATCTGCGACACCATGGTCGAGCGGTTCGGCAGCGTGTCGATCAGCCCTTCGGCCGCAAGCCGCACCAGCGCCTCGCGGATCGGTGTGCGCGACATGCCAAAGCGGTCGGCCAGCTGGATCTCATCGACGATGGAGCCTGGCGGAAGTTCCAGATCAAGGATCTGGTCGCGCAAAAGTTCATAGACCATCCGCACGCCGGAGCCGCGTTTACGGTCCTGCCCCGCAGGCGTTTCGCTGGCTGTCATCGGCGCGGATCCCCTTCATGTCGACAAAAGGAATACGCCACTGTTTTTCCGCGATCAACAGCGACAAGGCACCGGGGCGGGGTCAGGCCGCCGAAAGCCGCGCATAGCGCCCGCCACTGACCGACAATTCGGCATGTGTGCCCATTTCGGTGATGCGGCCCTCTTCCATCACGATGATCCGGTCGGCATCGCGAATCGTGGCCAGCCGATGCGCGATCACCAGCGTGGTGC
This DNA window, taken from Rhodobacter sp. 24-YEA-8, encodes the following:
- a CDS encoding GntR family transcriptional regulator, which translates into the protein MTASETPAGQDRKRGSGVRMVYELLRDQILDLELPPGSIVDEIQLADRFGMSRTPIREALVRLAAEGLIDTLPNRSTMVSQIDFANLHTFFDALTLMYRVTTRLAAEYHTAEDLDRIRAYQRAYEDRCAAGDEIGMIATNRQFHQTIAEAGRNRYYLSLFSRLLDEGRRLLRLYYYSSFEGDMPALWLREHEQMVAAIAARDIAAADQVARAHADQIIRQIQKAITRDRRQDISI